The window GGGCACTGTTTATCCTCATCTTTGTGTTTGTGTCCTTTGCCTACCACAAGTTGTACTGGGGCATCTGGGAGGACCCAAAGAGCAGAGGCCCCCTCTACGGCTCGTCTGCTGAAATCAGCTGTGCTCACTATGTGCCTTCTTCCCTCAACATTGCTGGTGGGCCCTCTCCTTCTACAGGAAGTGTGTTTTTTGTGGAGACCTCAGAGCAAACTACCCCAAGTTACCTGTTCTCATGCTCTGTGGAGTCAGCAGCCAGGGCACACCCCGCATCAAGAGTCGTGGTGCTCATGAAAGGCTTGGCCAAAGAGAATGCCTCCTTACCCAGGCACTGGGCTTTCTCCTTGCTGAGCTGCTTCCCCAATGTGGAAATCCAGCCCCTGGACTTGACAGACCTCTTTTCTGGAACACCTCTGGCACAATGGTACTTGCAGcctcagaggcagcaggagcctcATTTTTTACCTGTCCTCTCTGATGCCTGCAGGATTGTCCTCATGTGGAAATTTGGTGGCATCTACCTGGATACAGATTTCATTGTGCTTAAGAACTTACAGAACCTCACCGATGCACTCGGGATTCAGGATGATGTTGAACTGAATGGGGCCTTTCTGTCCTTTAAGCCCAAACACAAGTTCATGGAGCTTTGCATGCAGGACTTTGTGCAGAATTACAATGGCTGGGTCTGGGGCCACCAGGGCCCAAAGCTCCTAACTCGTGTCTTTAAGAAATGGTGCTCCATCCAGACTATCAAGAGCATGAGCTGCAAAGGTGTGAGTGCTCTTGCCCCAGAAGTTGTTTATCCCATTCCCTGGCAGGACTGGAAGAAATTGTTTGAGCCAGTCAGTGCCTTGGAGCTTCGCAAACTCCTGAAGAACACCTATGCAGTGCACGTATGGAACAAACTGAGCCATGGGACCAAGTTAGAGATCCcctcccaggctctgctggctcagctCTATTCCCAGTTCTGCCCTGCCACCTACACAAAGATGAAACAGGACTCTGAAGAGTTGTCAAGGGGTGCAGTGTGACCTGAGGGCCCTTGGCTGCAGAGATGTTCCCCAGACCGAAGGAAACCGAGTGCCTTTGACATTCTCCAGAGTTGGTTTCTAGACCCCAGAGCAGGTGTTCTGCGTGACAGCTCTGTGGTTTTGTACCATTTCTGTTCTCTGCCTCCGATCCTTTGAGTTCCAAATTTACAGCAGAACCTGAGTTCAGCCTCTCTTGCTGTCCTTCAGGAGACCTCTTGCTGCAAGGGAGGTTGAACTTGTTCTTCAGCATCCCTCAGCTGGTCCTCTCTTGGTTTTCTCCAACAGCTCCTCCTGTGGATCCCGGCCTGAGCAGCCCCTTGTGATTTTTCAGCAGCTGTAAAGACCCTTGGCTTGCTCTCTGTGGCATTTCTCGGCTTGTGAACCACTGCCAGTAGGTGCCAAAGGGCACAGTTAGCTGGAGCTCAGAACAGAACTCACTGGCTGGCAAGGATCCTTTACGCCTTGAGAAATACATGAAGAGGATATGCAAATTGCAGGATTTAATATCCCTGCGCCTCTCAGTGTGAAATTCTTCTAAACTTCTAAAGTGAGAAAAGTTGAAATGGTGTTTCCTACTGTTTCCAGTTCCACAGCAGTGGGATGACTTTTCTGGGACtcctcaggaaaacaaacagacaaaagcAGTTCATTTAGGAGTGGAAATATAAAGTGTCTTGCTCTGCTGAAGTAATTCTTGTAGGAAACCAACATCTAACCAGCCATTGTCACATTCTGAAGAGTCTCAGCATTGCCtgtttctgcagtgctgtgaggagGATTACGTCTCTGTGATTGGAATATGGAGCCCATTGTGGAAGTCCAGAGGATAACATGTCCATATCAACAGAAAGAACAGGTCCAGGATTcagagcagtgtccccagggacagaaataaaaactcaGAAGCGCATgaatgttggaaaagaccttcgagatcattgagtccaaccttcAATTCCAGTATCATCACGCTCACTGGCCTTTTTCCCATGTGTACTCATTTTTTGGAGTGCTTCCAGGGaaggtgactccaccacttccctggggagccagtGGAACACGGTGCTTAAGCACTCtgaattttttcctcatatccaaGCTGAACCTACCGTGGTG is drawn from Poecile atricapillus isolate bPoeAtr1 chromosome W, bPoeAtr1.hap1, whole genome shotgun sequence and contains these coding sequences:
- the LOC131591674 gene encoding lactosylceramide 4-alpha-galactosyltransferase-like, with the translated sequence MKKLGQIMMAVSGEQAMAGEKMLRMPSCLLKPTRVMLSHKPWALFILIFVFVSFAYHKLYWGIWEDPKSRGPLYGSSAEISCAHYVPSSLNIAGGPSPSTGSVFFVETSEQTTPSYLFSCSVESAARAHPASRVVVLMKGLAKENASLPRHWAFSLLSCFPNVEIQPLDLTDLFSGTPLAQWYLQPQRQQEPHFLPVLSDACRIVLMWKFGGIYLDTDFIVLKNLQNLTDALGIQDDVELNGAFLSFKPKHKFMELCMQDFVQNYNGWVWGHQGPKLLTRVFKKWCSIQTIKSMSCKGVSALAPEVVYPIPWQDWKKLFEPVSALELRKLLKNTYAVHVWNKLSHGTKLEIPSQALLAQLYSQFCPATYTKMKQDSEELSRGAV